TTCCGGACGCTGGCCCGGCTGGCCGGTGCCGCGCCGTCGGCCGCCGGGCTGCGTGCCCCGCGGGAGCTGACCGCCACCGGCCTGTCCCAGGTGCTCGGCTTCGTCTCCCGGATCGAGTGCACCGCGCTGGCGGAGCTGCAGGGGGTGTCGGCGCAACGCGCGCACCAGGTCCCGGCCGGTGCCGTCGTGGCGCAGGCCGCGATGCGGGCGGTGGACGTACCGTTCGTGCGGATCTGCCCGTGGGCGCTGCGCGAGGGCGTCATCCTGCGGCGCCTGGACCAGCTGGAAGGAGCGTGATGACGCAGCCCAACCCGTCGGGGGAGTACAGCGTCCGCTCGCTCGCCGAGATCCTGCGCGAGCACGGTCTGGAGAGCGAACTCGGCACCCGCCCGGGCCGGCGGCGGCAGACCCCCGGTGCTGCCGAGACCGGCCGCTCGGCGCGGGTGGACACCGGCTCGGGGACGCCCCGGGCGGGCGCGCCCTCGGCGCCGCCGAACGGCCGGGCCGCCGCCCCGCCCCGCTCCCCGGCACGGGCACCGGAGCGCGCGCCGTCGGTCCCGGTCTGGACCCCGGCCCCCGAGCCGAAGGCGCGACCCGCCGCCGGCCTGCTGGCCCCGCAGACGCCGTCGGCCCCCGCCTCGCCCCGGCCGGCGCCCGGCCGCGCGGACGAGGCGCCTCCCGCGGTGCGCACCGGCCGGCGGAAGTCCGACGGCACCCCGACCGGCCCCGGCGGGGAGCCGCTGTTCGGCACCGGGCCCTCGACCGCCGCCATCCCGGCGGCAGCCCCGACGACGACCTCCACACCGGCCGCCACGCACACCGGCTCCGGGCACACCGGCTCGGCGCACGCCGCCGCACCGCGCACCGGCCCCACGGGGGCGACCGCCCGGGGCGCGGGACGGCGCGGCGCCGACCACCCGGTCACCGGCCCGATCCCGGTCGCCGCCGCTCAGGCGGAGGCGGCCAGGACTGCGGCCGCCCGGGCCGACGAGGAGCCGCTGACCGGCCGGGAGAGCGTGCTGGCCTGGGCGCGGTTCGCCGGCGAGCTGGTGGTCGCGCTCGCTGCCGGCATCGGCGTCTACTTCGCCTTCACCGTGCTGTGGGAACTGCTGCCCTACGTCGCCCTGGTGGCGGCGCCGGTGACGGTCACCGGTCTGGTCGCCGGGGTGGCGGCGTACCGGCAGCGCCGCGGTCAGGGGGCGCTGCCGGTCCGGCTGCTGGCGGTGCTGCTCCTGGCCGGGACGGTGCTGGTGATCGCCCCGGCCGCGGGCCTGCTCGCCAGCAGCTGACCTGCCCGGTCAGCCCGCGGCGGCGAACTGCTGGACGAGGGTGCGCCCGAACGCCGGCAGGTCGTCGGGGTTGCGGCTGGTGGTCAGGTTGCCGTCCACGACGACCTCCTCGTCCACCCACTCGGCGCCGGCGTTGCGCAGGTCGGTCTGCAGCGAGGGCCACGAGGTCATCCGGCGCCCACGGACGACGTCGGCCTCGGCGAGCACCCACGGCGCGTGGCAGATGGCGGCCACCGGCTTGCCGGCGTCGAAGAAGGCCTTCACGAACCGCACGGCCGACTGGTCGGCGCGCACGAAGTCGCCGTTGATCACGCCGCCGGGCAGCACGAGCGCGTCGTAGCCGGCGGGGTCGGCATCGGACAGCGCGACGTCGACGTCCTTGGTGTCGCCCTTGTCGATGTGCTGGTAGGCGGTGATCGTGCCGGTCTGGAGCCCGACGAGCTCCGGCCGCGCGCCGGCGTCGACCAGCGCCTGCCAGGGCTGGTCCAGCTCGGCCTGCTCGACCCCGTCGGTGGCGAGCACGGCCACCCGCTTGCCGTTCAGTTCTCCGGACATGGCCGGGCGCTACCCGGCTCCTCCGGGCCACACACGTCCGGGCGCTACGGTCGCGGACATGATCGATGCAGGGCACGCGGGTCCCGACGCACGGCTGGCCGTCATCGGCGGCGGCAAGATCGGCGAGGCACTGCTCGCCGGCCTGGTCCGGCAGGCCGGGGACGGGGAGGGGTTCCTGGTCGTGGAACGCAGCCCCGAGCGGGCTGCCGAGCTGACCGACCGGTACGGCGTCGGCACCACCGACCTCGCCGGGGCGGCCGCGCGGGCCCGGGTGCTGCTGCTGGCCGTGAAGCCGCAGGACATCGACGCACTGCTGGCGGCGCTGGGCCCGCACGTGACCCCGGACCACCTGGTGGTGTCCGTGGCGGCGGGGGTGCCCACCAGCCGGGTCGAGGCCGCCCTCCCGGCGGGCACCCCGGTCGTGCGGGTCATGCCGAACACGCCGGCGCTGGTCGACGCGGGGATGAGCGTGCTCTCGGCCGGGGCGCACGCGACCGAGGCACACCTGGACGAGGCGGAGGCGCTGCTGCTGCCAGTGGGTCAGGTGCGCCGGGTGCCGGAGGGCCAGCAGGATGCCGTGACCGCCCTGTCGGGCAGCGGTCCGGCCTACTTCTTCTTCCTGGTCGAGGCGATGATCGACGCCGGCATCCTGCTCGGCCTGCCCCGCTCGCTCGCCGCCGACCTGATCGTGCAGACCGCCTACGGCGCCGCGGTCATGCTGCGCGACTCCGGTGAGCACCCGGTGCAGCTGCGGGAGGCGGTCACCAGCCCCGGCGGGACGACGATCGCTGCCATCCGGGAGCTGGAGCGGCACGGCGTGCGGGCCGCGCTGATCGCCGCGATCGAGGCGGCGCACCAGCGCTCCGTGGAGCTCGGCCGCCCCTCCTGACCCGCTGGCGCAGCCCTGAATCACACGCGTGTGGTTTTCCACAGAATTCTGTGGAGAACCGCCCCTCCGGAACGTGTCGACTTGGGGACAACACGCCGTGACGGGTGTGTCACGCGGTGTTTCTGTCCACTTGTGCCCAGGACGGACCGGTCCGCCTGTCCGATTCACCCATCGCTTCCGTCACTCCAATCCCCTTACGCTCTGTTCCAGCGCATGAGCGTTCTGTTCGCCGGTGGGGAAGCCGGTGGCCGCACATGGTGCTGAGAACCGGAGTTGATCATCGTGACCATGCCCCAGCGCGCCGCCGTCCAGACCGTCCGTCCGGGCGTCCCGATGCCCCGCCAGATGGGCCGGCCGATCTCGGCCGCCTCGATGGCCCGCCCGGTCCCCGCGGCGCACCCGGCCGCCATGCCGATCGGCCGCCCGGCCGCCGTCCCGGCGCCCCGCGCCGCAGTCTCGTTCCTGACCGTCGCCGAGGTCGCCGCCCTGATGCGCGTCTCGAAGATGACGGTCTACCGGCTGGTCCACGGCGGCGAGCTCTCCGCCGTCCGCGTGGGTCGTTCCTTCCGGGTGCCCGAGCGCGCCGTCCACGAGTACCTGCGCGACGCGTACACCGACATCGCCTGAGCGAGGACCTCGTCCGCCTCGCGACGAGGCCAGGTCCTCGCCTCCTCCGCTCGTGGAGGCACCTGTGAGGCCGCACTCCAGCACGTCGCCGGGCGGGCCGCCCGTCCGGTGGCACCCGCCGGGTAGTCTCGGGTGCTGAGCGGCGCCGCCCCCCGGGGCGGGCCGCGCACGAGCTGATCACCTCGCCCGGCGCCCGGACCACGGATCCGCGTGACCACCCCGGTCACCACCCCCGGCCGCCGAGCGACGACGACGTCGGGAGCGGGACATGGGTTCTGTCATCAAGAAGCGCCGCAAGCGGATGGCGAAGAAGAAGCACCGCAAGCTGCTCAAGAAGACCCGCGTCCAGCGGCGCAACAAGAAGTGAGCTGACGCTCGTGCCGCCCGCGGTCGTCCTCGTCACCGGCGTCAGCCGGTGGCTGGGCGGCGCGCTGGCGGCCGAGCTCGCAGCTGACCCGGCCATCGACCGGGTCATCGGGGTGGACACCGTCCCCCCGGCCCCCGAGGTGCTCCGCCGCCTCGGCCGCACCGAGTTCGTCCGCGCCGACATCCGCAGCCCGTTGATCGGGAAGGTGATCGAGTCGGCGTCCGTGGACACCGTCGTCCACATGAACATCAGCGCCACGCCGGCCGGTGCCGGTGGGCGGGTGTCGATGAAGGAGCTCAACGTCATCGGCACCATGCAGTTGCTGGCTGCCTGTCAGCGTTCTCCGGCGGTCCGCCGGCTGGTCCTCAAGAGCACCAGCGCGGTCTACGGCGCCAGTTCCCGGGACCCTGCGGTCTTCACCGAGACCATGCAGGCCCGGCGGGTGCCCGGCGGTGGCTTCGCCAAGGACAGCCTCGACATCGAGGGGTACGTCCGCGCCTTCGCCCGCCGCCGTCCCGACGTGGGCGTCGCCGTATTGCGCTTCACCAACTTGATCGGCCCGCGGATCGACTCGCTGCTGTCCGGGTTCCTCCGGATGCCCGTCGTCCCGACCGCGCTGGGGCACGACGCCCGGCTGCAGCTCCTCCACGAGGACGACGCCGTGGCCGTGCTCACCCGGGCTGCCACCGGCGACTTCGTCGGCACCGTGAACGTCGGCGCCTCCGGCACGCTGCTGCTCTCCCAGGCGATCCGCCGGCTCGGCCGCGTCGCGCTGCCGCTGCCCGAGCCCGCGATGGGCTCCCTCGGCCGGACCACCCGCTGGGCCCGTCTGGTCGACTGGTCGCCGGAGCAGATGCGCTTCCTGAACTTCGGCCGGGTCATCGACACCCGGGTGCTGCGCGAGGAGTTCGGCTACACGCCGCGGTACAGCACTGCCGAGACCCTCGCCGACTACGGGCGCAGCCTGACCCCGGTCGTCCGCGCCGAGCTCGTCGACGACGTCACGGCCTCCGCGCGGTCGGTGCTGGGTTCGGTCGCCGGTGGCGTGCACGCCGTGCAGGGCGTCGTCGACAGCGTGGCCGGTCGGCGCCGCAGTGCCGCGCCCTCGGTCCCTGGTCTGCGGGCGGTGCGCGATGCCTGAGGCCCGGGTGATCCCGTTGCGGCCCGACGACGACCCGCCACCGCCGCCGGGGGCCCCTCCGGGCTGGGACGAGCAGCTGGCCGGTGGCCTGGAGTTCCTGCGGCGCCGGCTGACCGGTGAGTACGACACCGACGAGTTCGGCTTCGACCCCGACCTCACCGACCACCTGCTGCTGCCGGGGCTGCGCCCGCTGTTCCAGCGCTGGTTCCGGGTGGAGACCCAAGGGCTGGAGAACGTGCCCGACGTCGGCGGCGCCCTGGTGGTGGCCAACCACTCGGGCACGATCCCGGTCGATGCGCTGATGGCCACGGTGGCGCTGCACGACGAGCACCCCGCGGCTCGCCGGCTGCGGCTGCTCGGCGCCGACCTGGTCTTCCAGGTGCCCTTCATCGGCTCCCTGGCGCGCAAGCTGGGCGTCACGCTGGCCTGCAACGAGGACGCCGAGCGGCTGCTGTCCGATGGTGAGCTGGTGGGCGTCTTCCCCGAGGGCTTCAAGGGCGTCGGCAAGCCGTTCCACGAGCGGTACACCCTGCAGCGGTTCGGGCGCGGGGGTTTCGTCAGTGCCGCGCTGCGGACGGGCTCCCCGATCGTGCCGTGCGCGATCGTGGGGGCCGAGGAGATCTACCCGATGATCGGCAACGCGCGCACCGCTGCCCGCCTGCTCGGGCTGCCGTACTTCCCGATCACCCCGACCTTCCCGCTGCTGGGGCCGCTCGGCGCGGTGCCGCTGCCGTCGAAGTGGTTCATCGCCTTCGGCGAGCCGATCGAGACCGCGTCCTACGGCCCGGCCGCAGCCGACGACCCCATGGTCGTCTTCAACCTGACCGACCAGGTCCGCGAGACCATCCAGCACTCCCTCTACCGCCTCCTCCTCCAGCGCAGATCCGTCTTCAGCTAGCCAGCGGGTCGAGGGAGGGGACCCCCGATCGCACTCCCGGCGCAGCCGGGCGCGACGACGGGGGCCGAAGGCCCCCAGAGGAAGTGCAGGCAGCGCCTCCACGCAGGCCGGGCACGGCACATCCGGGCGGGGGCCCGCAGGGTCCCCCGAGGTGGCCCGGGAAGGGGCTCAGCGAGACCGGGGCACGCCCCCTGGTCGCGGGGCAGGAGACGCGACGAAGTCGCGGGCCCGCCGAGCGGGGGCCCGGAGGGTCCCCCGAGGTGGGCCGGCAAACGGCTCAGCGCGGAGGGGGCACGGCCATTGGCCGCGGTGTCATCCGGAGGATGACCATCAGAACGGCCAGTGGTTGCGCCGGCGCAGGGAGATGAGCCCGCCGACGACGCCGCCGGAGAGGGCGGCGACACCCACCGTGGGCACGCCGATCTTGGCGGCCTTGCGTCCGGTCCGGTAGTCCTTGATCGTCCAGCCGCGGGAGCGGGCGACGGCGCGCAGCTCGGAGTCGGGGTTCACCGCGACCGCGGTGCCCACCAGGGTCAGCATGGGCAGGTCGTTGGTGGAGTCGCTGTAGGCGGTGCAGCGGGTCAGGTCCAGGCCCTCGCGCTCGGCGATCGCCCGCACGGCCTGCGCCTTGGACTCCCCGTGCATCATCTCGCCGACCAGCCGGCCGGTGTAGCGGCCGTCGACGATCTCGGAGACGGTGCCCAGCGCGCCGGTCAGGCCGAGGCGGTGGGCGATGATCGAGGCGAGCTCGACCGGGGTCGCGGTGACGAGCCAGACCCGCTGGCCGGCGTCCAGGTGCTGCTGGGCGAGGTTGCGGGTGCCCGACCAGATCCGGTCGGCCATCAGCTCGTCGTAGATCTCCTCGCTGGCGTCGACGATCTCCTGCACCTCGCGGCCGGCGACGAACGCGAGGGCGTTGTCCCGGACGGTGTGCATGTCGGTCGCGCTCTCGCTGCCGGCGACCCGGAACTTGGCCTGCTGCCAGACGAAGGAGGCGACGTCGCGGCTGGTGAAGTACTTGCGGGCGGCCAGCCCGCGGGCGAACCAGAACAGCGAGGCGCCCATCATCATCGTGTTGTCGACGTCGAAGAACGCCGCGGCCGTGCGGTCGGGCGCCGGGGCGGTGGCCTCGGTCTCGGCTGCGGCGGCCGAGGCGGCACCGGCGACGAGCGCGCGGGCCTCGTCGTCCTCGAGTTCGACGGGGGTGCGCGCCCGGCGGCCCCGGAAGTGCACTCGGACCATCCCGCACCACCTCCCCGGTGTGACTCCGACCGTCGGCCGCCATCTCGCTGACCGTCACTGCGACCCTAGCGCCGGGTCACCCTCCGGTGGCCGGTCCGTCGGGGAGCAGTGCGGCCAGGCGGCGTACCGCCCGGTGCTGCAGCGCCTTGACCGCCCCGTCCTTGCGGCCCATGGCCGTGGCGGTCTCGGACACCGAGAGCCCCTGGAAGAAGCGCAGCTCGACGCACCGGCGCTGGTCGGCGGACAGCTGCTGGACGCCGGCCCGCAGGTCCACGTCGGCCAACCGCTGCAGGACGGCGTCCTCGGGGCCGGCGGTGGCCTGGTCGGCGTCCCGCATGTCGGCGGTGAGGACCTCCAGCCGGTGCCGGCCGCTCTTCACGTGGTCCAGTGCGATGTTGCGGGCGATGCTGATCAGCCAGGCCGCGACGTCGCGCCCCTGGTAGGTCAGCGAGTCGATCCGGCGGAGGGCGCGGGCGAAGGTCTCGCTGGTGAGGTCCTCGGCGGTGGCCTGGTCCGCGACCCGGCGGGACAGGTAGCGGTGGACGACGTCGGCGTACCGGTCGTAGAGCTCACCGAACCCGTCGGCGTCTCCGGACTGCGCCCGGTCCACGAGCGCCCAGACCTCGACCTCGGCCGGGGTCGGCTCGCCGCTCCGGCGCGGCCGGGGGACGACGTGCGACCGCGCCGGGGACCCCAGGGACGGCGACGTGACGGACGG
The Modestobacter marinus DNA segment above includes these coding regions:
- a CDS encoding type 1 glutamine amidotransferase domain-containing protein, coding for MSGELNGKRVAVLATDGVEQAELDQPWQALVDAGARPELVGLQTGTITAYQHIDKGDTKDVDVALSDADPAGYDALVLPGGVINGDFVRADQSAVRFVKAFFDAGKPVAAICHAPWVLAEADVVRGRRMTSWPSLQTDLRNAGAEWVDEEVVVDGNLTTSRNPDDLPAFGRTLVQQFAAAG
- the proC gene encoding pyrroline-5-carboxylate reductase; protein product: MIDAGHAGPDARLAVIGGGKIGEALLAGLVRQAGDGEGFLVVERSPERAAELTDRYGVGTTDLAGAAARARVLLLAVKPQDIDALLAALGPHVTPDHLVVSVAAGVPTSRVEAALPAGTPVVRVMPNTPALVDAGMSVLSAGAHATEAHLDEAEALLLPVGQVRRVPEGQQDAVTALSGSGPAYFFFLVEAMIDAGILLGLPRSLAADLIVQTAYGAAVMLRDSGEHPVQLREAVTSPGGTTIAAIRELERHGVRAALIAAIEAAHQRSVELGRPS
- a CDS encoding helix-turn-helix domain-containing protein, which translates into the protein MPIGRPAAVPAPRAAVSFLTVAEVAALMRVSKMTVYRLVHGGELSAVRVGRSFRVPERAVHEYLRDAYTDIA
- a CDS encoding 30S ribosomal protein bS22; protein product: MGSVIKKRRKRMAKKKHRKLLKKTRVQRRNKK
- a CDS encoding NAD-dependent epimerase/dehydratase family protein, with protein sequence MPPAVVLVTGVSRWLGGALAAELAADPAIDRVIGVDTVPPAPEVLRRLGRTEFVRADIRSPLIGKVIESASVDTVVHMNISATPAGAGGRVSMKELNVIGTMQLLAACQRSPAVRRLVLKSTSAVYGASSRDPAVFTETMQARRVPGGGFAKDSLDIEGYVRAFARRRPDVGVAVLRFTNLIGPRIDSLLSGFLRMPVVPTALGHDARLQLLHEDDAVAVLTRAATGDFVGTVNVGASGTLLLSQAIRRLGRVALPLPEPAMGSLGRTTRWARLVDWSPEQMRFLNFGRVIDTRVLREEFGYTPRYSTAETLADYGRSLTPVVRAELVDDVTASARSVLGSVAGGVHAVQGVVDSVAGRRRSAAPSVPGLRAVRDA
- a CDS encoding lysophospholipid acyltransferase family protein — translated: MPEARVIPLRPDDDPPPPPGAPPGWDEQLAGGLEFLRRRLTGEYDTDEFGFDPDLTDHLLLPGLRPLFQRWFRVETQGLENVPDVGGALVVANHSGTIPVDALMATVALHDEHPAARRLRLLGADLVFQVPFIGSLARKLGVTLACNEDAERLLSDGELVGVFPEGFKGVGKPFHERYTLQRFGRGGFVSAALRTGSPIVPCAIVGAEEIYPMIGNARTAARLLGLPYFPITPTFPLLGPLGAVPLPSKWFIAFGEPIETASYGPAAADDPMVVFNLTDQVRETIQHSLYRLLLQRRSVFS
- a CDS encoding HAD family hydrolase, whose amino-acid sequence is MVRVHFRGRRARTPVELEDDEARALVAGAASAAAAETEATAPAPDRTAAAFFDVDNTMMMGASLFWFARGLAARKYFTSRDVASFVWQQAKFRVAGSESATDMHTVRDNALAFVAGREVQEIVDASEEIYDELMADRIWSGTRNLAQQHLDAGQRVWLVTATPVELASIIAHRLGLTGALGTVSEIVDGRYTGRLVGEMMHGESKAQAVRAIAEREGLDLTRCTAYSDSTNDLPMLTLVGTAVAVNPDSELRAVARSRGWTIKDYRTGRKAAKIGVPTVGVAALSGGVVGGLISLRRRNHWPF
- a CDS encoding sigma-70 family RNA polymerase sigma factor, translated to MSPLPSVTSPSLGSPARSHVVPRPRRSGEPTPAEVEVWALVDRAQSGDADGFGELYDRYADVVHRYLSRRVADQATAEDLTSETFARALRRIDSLTYQGRDVAAWLISIARNIALDHVKSGRHRLEVLTADMRDADQATAGPEDAVLQRLADVDLRAGVQQLSADQRRCVELRFFQGLSVSETATAMGRKDGAVKALQHRAVRRLAALLPDGPATGG